One window of Hyphomicrobiales bacterium genomic DNA carries:
- a CDS encoding glycosyltransferase family 4 protein — MKTIGYIVPSFPVLSETFIGNEIRAMQARGHKVVLIAFKQEDGPAQPEDFLLAATATYLNHVPNSRATNEIKYPSKNASKALSFIFAQKTLPRYSLFGNALKIAAVARENGCDHLHAHSANGVAAHAIVAARWIGATVSFVGHGLDVYKEPEDLKLKLKSADIVISLCDEMSKAFAAYNAKAQVAMVPCGVNTQRFYPAAKNKADNDKLIFVGRLRHRKGVEDILEAATRLGDQCPKIDIVGDGPLRDTLEKRANENGLLKTKITFLGFRPTSWIASNVPHYKGIILPFKASRDGMHDTRYLVIKEAMAMGLPIITTSLKEICEIITDNTGLLIEPGNPHQLSQAIVKLMSLDNMEREALNANAHTRVKTHYSLDTQARALSGLFEMIEPSKPRDKVREAS, encoded by the coding sequence ATGAAGACAATTGGATACATAGTGCCAAGTTTCCCCGTTTTATCGGAGACATTCATCGGTAATGAAATCCGCGCTATGCAAGCTCGCGGACACAAGGTCGTGCTGATTGCTTTTAAACAAGAGGATGGCCCAGCCCAACCAGAAGACTTTCTACTAGCGGCCACAGCAACATATCTCAATCATGTTCCAAACAGTCGAGCAACCAATGAGATTAAGTATCCTTCAAAAAATGCGTCCAAAGCGCTGTCATTTATTTTTGCACAAAAAACGTTGCCGCGTTATTCGCTGTTTGGCAACGCGCTTAAAATTGCCGCGGTTGCCCGCGAAAATGGATGCGATCATCTGCACGCCCACTCCGCTAATGGGGTTGCAGCGCACGCCATAGTTGCTGCCCGCTGGATTGGAGCAACTGTCTCTTTCGTTGGCCATGGTCTTGATGTTTACAAAGAGCCGGAAGATTTAAAGCTCAAGCTTAAATCCGCTGACATTGTCATCAGTCTTTGTGACGAGATGAGTAAAGCATTCGCCGCCTACAATGCGAAGGCACAAGTTGCCATGGTGCCTTGCGGCGTCAACACACAGCGCTTTTATCCAGCAGCCAAAAATAAAGCTGATAATGACAAACTCATATTTGTCGGCCGGCTGCGTCACCGTAAAGGGGTTGAAGATATCCTTGAAGCGGCAACGCGTCTTGGTGATCAATGTCCCAAAATCGATATCGTTGGTGATGGACCTTTGCGTGACACACTTGAAAAGCGCGCCAATGAAAATGGCCTTCTAAAAACAAAAATTACCTTTCTTGGATTTCGTCCCACATCATGGATTGCATCGAATGTCCCTCATTACAAAGGCATTATCCTCCCATTCAAAGCATCACGTGATGGTATGCACGACACCAGATATTTGGTCATCAAAGAAGCAATGGCCATGGGTCTGCCAATCATCACAACCTCTCTTAAAGAAATTTGTGAAATCATCACTGATAATACCGGCCTTCTAATTGAGCCGGGCAATCCACATCAGCTCTCACAGGCAATCGTTAAACTCATGTCGCTTGATAATATGGAACGCGAAGCACTGAACGCAAACGCACATACACGCGTAAAAACGCATTACTCACTCGACACACAAGCCCGCGCGCTTTCCGGTTTATTTGAAATGATAGAGCCATCAAA
- a CDS encoding glycosyltransferase family A protein — MEQPICSVVMPTRDCLEYLKRSIPTIYEQDVEGIEIIVVDDGSTDGSDKFLAQCAQKDKNFIVLQSDSIGPGRARNLAIEQAKARYIAFLDADDLWPKGKLARQLHFHKCYPDAGLSFSDYSFFTPDESIPVTCFEYWGLDYLSRRQKGYETMPQAESLLLCHNIVGTSAVVAKREYLQNANGFATNLQSATDWDMWLKLAKMAPVGVSPEVGMHYLMRPGSITKNRQDRIDAMVEIVDRYRTRDELEIKKAVRMADANIAVARAEFDHECGRNWYAIRHYLDAIIKKPSKRSLWAAGHSVADGVKNSLGLNKAA, encoded by the coding sequence ATGGAACAGCCGATTTGTAGCGTGGTGATGCCAACCCGCGATTGCTTAGAGTATTTGAAACGTTCTATCCCGACGATTTACGAGCAGGATGTTGAAGGAATTGAGATTATCGTTGTTGATGACGGTTCAACTGATGGCAGCGATAAATTTCTTGCGCAATGTGCGCAAAAAGATAAAAATTTTATTGTATTACAATCAGATAGCATAGGCCCGGGTCGGGCGCGTAATCTCGCGATTGAGCAGGCAAAGGCCCGTTATATAGCTTTTCTTGATGCCGATGACCTTTGGCCAAAAGGCAAGCTTGCCCGTCAGCTTCACTTCCATAAGTGCTACCCTGATGCGGGCCTCTCTTTTTCAGATTACAGTTTCTTTACACCGGATGAGAGTATTCCTGTGACCTGTTTTGAGTATTGGGGATTAGATTATTTGTCACGTCGGCAGAAGGGTTATGAAACCATGCCGCAAGCCGAATCACTCTTGTTGTGTCATAATATTGTTGGCACCTCAGCTGTTGTTGCAAAACGCGAATATTTGCAAAATGCAAACGGTTTTGCGACAAATTTGCAATCTGCAACAGACTGGGACATGTGGCTAAAGCTGGCAAAAATGGCACCGGTTGGTGTTTCTCCTGAAGTAGGTATGCACTATTTAATGCGACCAGGATCGATCACAAAAAACCGCCAAGATCGCATTGATGCGATGGTTGAAATCGTTGATCGTTATCGTACGCGCGATGAATTGGAAATTAAAAAAGCGGTGCGCATGGCGGATGCTAATATTGCTGTAGCGCGCGCTGAGTTCGATCATGAATGTGGACGCAATTGGTATGCGATACGTCATTACCTTGATGCAATAATTAAAAAACCCAGCAAGCGCTCTTTATGGGCTGCGGGTCATAGTGTGGCTGATGGCGTCAAAAATAGTCTTGGTCTGAATAAAGCGGCTTGA